One genomic segment of Centroberyx gerrardi isolate f3 chromosome 4, fCenGer3.hap1.cur.20231027, whole genome shotgun sequence includes these proteins:
- the pclaf gene encoding PCNA-associated factor — translation MVRTKADSVPATYRKAVAAAAPRKSLGSTSANSPSSSQATTPAKGKYAGGNPVCPRPTPTWQKGIGDFFGGPGRKPEKENQQPVVDDEEAGGSGMSKTSRKSRPLPAEDEEDE, via the exons ATGGTGAGGACTAAAGCTGACAGCGTCCCCGCAACGTACAGAAAAG CTGTTGCAGCTGCTGCACCCAGGAAGTCCCTGGGCTCCACTTCTGCTAACTCCCCCTCCAGCAGCCAGGCGACCACACCCG cAAAGGGCAAATATGCCGGCGGGAACCCGGTGTGTCCCCGTCCCACCCCGACCTGGCAGAAGGGCATCGGTGACTTCTTCGGTGGTCCCGGCAGGAAGCCAGAGAAGGAGAACCAGCAGCCTGTGGTGGATGACGAGGAGGCCGGAGGCAGCGGCATGTCCAAGACCAGCAGGAA GTCCAGACCGCTGCCTGCtgaggacgaggaggacgaATGA